A window from Calditrichota bacterium encodes these proteins:
- a CDS encoding DUF370 domain-containing protein, which produces MVMVGIGHGNYVAADKIVAVVAAASKPIRQMIREARQEGRLVDATAGKRTRSVLVMSSNQVVLSANLARTILQRLAQPLPVLEQQGDEAGLA; this is translated from the coding sequence ATGGTCATGGTGGGCATTGGCCACGGCAACTATGTGGCGGCCGACAAGATTGTGGCAGTGGTGGCAGCCGCCTCGAAGCCGATTCGCCAGATGATCCGCGAAGCACGCCAGGAAGGGCGCTTGGTGGACGCCACTGCTGGCAAGCGGACGCGCTCGGTGCTGGTCATGTCTAGCAACCAGGTCGTGCTGTCGGCAAACCTGGCACGAACCATCCTGCAGCGCCTGGCACAACCGCTTCCGGTGCTGGAGCAACAGGGCGATGAAGCAGGCCTCGCCTGA